The genomic region ATTCTATTCCTAAGATGGAGTTTGCTAACGTCCGCGATCGCACTTTAGAGTGGATTTGGTTTGAATCGCCTGCTTTCAATCGCTTTCGGGGAACCGACTGGATGAGCGAACCTTGTCGCAGTTGCGATCGCGCCCCAATTGACTTTGGTGGTTGCCGTTGCCAAGCACTACTGTTAACAAATAACGCTGCTGCAACCGATCCAGTCTGCCATTTATCACCCCATCATGATTTAGTAGTCACAGCCAGAGAACGGGCATCAGAACAACCTTTGACTTTGGTACATCGATCGTCGGTGTAGGTGTCGAACACTACCGACTGTGCGAATAGAATTTACATATTATCGATGACATCGCGATTGGTTGTAATTCTATCGACATATTTAAACGGTTCGTAGTGACATATTCTTGTCATATTTATGCCTCAGAATAGAAGCATCTAAAGAGTTCGGAAGTTGAACTAATCCAATGTTAAAGTTGTTGCATTTGAGTGCTGCGATCGCTGCTATTCTTGGCGCTCAGATTAGTAGCAGCAGTTTGCCTATTGCCGCTCAAACCGTTACCAGAGAAGTTGAGCAAAGTAATCGCGAATTTTTGACGGCACAAATATACCGCTCGAACCCCAGGAACGAAGAAGGAATAGATCCTAACCTGATGCTAGCTTTAGCAGGCTTGGCAGGTGGCGCTGCGGCGATCGCCTTAGCCGCTAGAAATAACGGACACTTCAAATCTCCAGTAAAATCGCGTCCTGTTGCTGTAGGAGGTTCCGTTCGCGTCGAGCAAGGTAGCCGTCATCTTCAGAAAAGATTAATGAGTTTGTTGCATGACGAAAGAGAAACAGCCAACCGGCTTTTATCTCAAGCTCAAAAGAAAAACCCGCACCAGTCAGTTGATTGGTATATGGAAAAGGTAATCTACGACCTCAAACGCGATCGCGGCGGCTATTAAAGGGGATAGGGCGCATGTTGTGCGCCCTTACACAACACCATAGTTCCTAAGATAGACTTGCGATTTGTGAGAAATTGAAACAATAGGGAGGGTAACTCTCTTTTAAAAGACATTAACACCATGAGCTTTAGTTTTTTTGACTTGTTCTGGGTTTTCCTCTTCTTTTCTTCGCTGCAACCAATATGGCAGCGTCGTCAGATGGAATTTCGTCGTGTCAAAACTATCCAAGATTTTGAACGGGGTCGCAGCAGCCGAACTATCCTTTTGATTCACCGTCAAGAGTCGATTAGTTTATTGGGGATTCCCCTTTCGCGTTACATTACGATTGAAGACTCAGAACAGGTACTTAGAGCAATTCGCCTCACTCCACCTAATGTCCCTATCGATTTAATTCTGCACACTCCTGGGGGTTTGGTATTGGCAACAGAGCAAATTGCTAGAGCCTTGATCCGCCATCCAGCTAAAGTGACGGTGTTTGTACCCCACTATGCCATGAGTGGTGGCACGATGCTAGCACTGGCATCTGATGAAATTGTGATGGATGCTAACGCTGTGTTGGGACCAGTCGATCCGCAGTTAGGCAACTTCCCCGCTGCAAGTATTCTCAAAGTGGTGGAAGATAAACCGATTAGCGAGGTGGAGGATCAAACCCTAATTATGGCGGACTTGTCGCGTAAAGCGATCGCTCAGGTTCAGCGCTTTGTCCGCACGTTGTTAAAAGACGAAACCCCCAAGCAGAAAATTTTACCGGAAAATATTGAAAAGATTGTCGATGCGCTGACGACAGGACAGGTGACTCACGACTATCCGATCACGGTAGAAGAAGCGACAGAACTGGGATTGCCAATTACAGTCGGGTTGCCGAGAAATATTTACGACCTGATGGAATTGTATCCTCAACCGCAGGGAGGTCGTCCCAGCGTCCAGTATATCCCGATGCCATATGGCGATCGCCGTCCGAGATTACCCGAACCCAAGGGTAGACCGTTACCAGATCCGATGGAACCGTAACTAGGGGCGAGGAGTGAGGAGTGAGGGATGAGGGAATTTTAGATTTTTAGATGGCGAATCCTTCTTGTCCTCCTTAACTAGGGGCGAGGAGCGAGGAGTGAGGAGTGAGGGATGAGGGAATTTTAGATTTTTAGATGGCGAATCCTTCTTGTCCTCCTTGTCTTCCTTATCCCCTTGTCCCTCTTGCACTCACCCCTCACTCCTCGCTCCTCGTCCCTGTCCCAGAGTAATGACCGTCACCTCTGGCGGACACAAAAATCGACCGGGGGCATAAGTTCCTAAGCCGCGATTGACGTACATTTGGTTCTCACCAACTTGGTGAAAACCCTGCGCCCATTCCCAGTGACGCACGACTTTAGCGCACTCAGCTTGCATAAATGGCATCCAACGCCGCATATTTTTAGGCAGACCGCGGCGCAAATCTTGATACCAGGTAATAGCGGGACCAATACCAGGTAAGGCAAACTGACCCCCATGAGTATGACCGGATAATTGTAAATCGACGCGCCATTTTTTCAACGGTACGGCTGTGTCTGGATTGTGAGATAAGACAATTCGAGGGATTTGCGGGTCTAGCTGTTTCATGACCGATTTAGCATCAAACTCCCGCGACCAATAATCAGCTAGTCCAATTAAAGGTAATTTTTTCCCAAATGGGTAAGCAATTTCATTCCACAATACACAAATGCCCACACTTGTCAAGGCTTTAGTTACTTCAGCTTTGGAATAGGGGTAATGGATATCGTGATTGCCCAGGCTAGCATAAACTCCATAGCGACTTTGCAGGTGCTTGAGTCGCAAGACTAACTGATGGATGGGGCTGGGATCGTCGGTAACGTAATCGCCAGTTAAAACGATCAGATCGGGATCGGCTTCGTTCGTAGCCGCGATCGCCTGCTTTAACATCTCTTCTGAGAGCTTAACACCGTCGTAATGCAGATCGGACAGTTGCACTATCTTCGTCCCTACCAAAGATGCAGGTAAGTCGGCGATCGCTACCGTCAGTTTCTCTACACTCAAAGATCCAGTCAATAGCCAGTGCATACAAGCTTGGGTTCACTCCTCAAACAGCGCGATTATAGCTTAGCCGAAGCGACGGATGACGCGAAATATACTGGATAACATCTGCTGCAATCTGTGGTTTTGTTCGTAATTTTGGCGAGTTTGAGCGAAAGCTGCCTTACTATTCACTTCTGATAAGGTGGGATAGATGTGAATTCCACTCAGAGCAGATAGTTTTAGATTATGCGACATTGCCAATATAATCTCATGGATAAGTTCGCCCGCCGCTGCACCAACTAAATGAGCGCCGAGTATTTGCCCGTTACGTTTAGTAATAATCTTAGCAAATCCGGCTATCGTTCCGTCAGCTTGAGCGCGATCCACATCTGCATATTCTTGTTTGACAACTCGAATATCGTTCCCATACTTTTCCCTAGCTTCTTGTTCCGTCAATCCCACCCTTGCTAATTCTGGCTCGGTAAACGTTGCCCAAGGAATGACGCGATTGCTTACTTTAAATATTGGTACAAACAAAGCATTTTTGAGAACGATATTTGCTTGATAACTAGCAACGTGGGTGAATTGATAACCGCCCAAAACATCGCCACAAGCGTAGATACGGGGATTGGAAGTTTGCAGTTTAGAATTGACTTGAATTCCCTTTTTACCTACTTTTACACCTGCTGCATCTAAGTTCAAAGATTCTACGTTTGGCGCTCGTCCGGCTGCAACTAAAATTTGGTCAGCGATAATCTTTTCTTTTCCCGTCCAAATATATTTTTTACCATCTACAACTTCGATTTTTTCCGCTTTGGTATTGAGGAGAAAATTAATACCTTCAGATTTAAATTGTTGGTGGATAACTTCAACTGCTTCTGGATCTTCCTTGGGAAGGAGGCGATCGCGGCTGGCAATGATGGTAACTTTCGATCCTAAACGAGAAAATGCTTGTCCTAACTCACAACCGATTGGTCCCCCACCAATAATTGCGAGTGTATCTGGACGTTCGGTAATTTCAAACACTTCTTCGTTAGTAATAAATCCCGCTTCCTTGAGTCCTGGGATTGGTAGCGTGGCGGGACGAGAACCTGTAGCGATGACAAAACTTCTGGCTTTGAGGCGACGATTGTTAACTTCAAAAGTTTTCTTATCGATAAACTTACCATCGCCAAAAATGACTTCTACACCCAAATCCTCAAACCTTTCTGGCGAATCGTGAGGTTCGATGGTAGTAATTGTATTTTGGACGTGGGCGATCGCTTTAGCAAAATCAATTTGCGGATCGTTACAGTAGATCCCAAATCTTCCCGCATGTTTCACCTCATAAGCCACGCGGGAAGCACGAATCAAAGACTTACTGGGGACGCAACCATACCAGAGACAATCACCACCCAGGCGATGCTTTTCAATTAGCGCCACCTTCGCCTTAAGTGCAGCGGCGACACCAGCCACCACCAAACCACCCGAACCGCCACCAATAACCACAAGATCGTATTCCACTGCCATGACAAGTACCTTTATGGGAAAGCGCGATCGCTTACTTTCCTATCATGACAGCCTGCTACTAGAGTCGCCAAACATATTGACTCACATCAACAGCTACTTTCTGCCTTCTTCGCGTCTTTGCGTCTTTGCGCGAACAAACTCCATAGAATATAACTTAGTACGAGGCAATGAAACAACCCTCCCTTAATCTAGTATTAGGGAGAGGCGATCGCACCCCCTATTTCCATTAAAACTAACAAATATCTCATTAACTATTACTTTGCAGCATCGAACTTAACTCCAACGCTAAC from Chroococcidiopsis sp. SAG 2025 harbors:
- a CDS encoding SDH family Clp fold serine proteinase; the encoded protein is MSFSFFDLFWVFLFFSSLQPIWQRRQMEFRRVKTIQDFERGRSSRTILLIHRQESISLLGIPLSRYITIEDSEQVLRAIRLTPPNVPIDLILHTPGGLVLATEQIARALIRHPAKVTVFVPHYAMSGGTMLALASDEIVMDANAVLGPVDPQLGNFPAASILKVVEDKPISEVEDQTLIMADLSRKAIAQVQRFVRTLLKDETPKQKILPENIEKIVDALTTGQVTHDYPITVEEATELGLPITVGLPRNIYDLMELYPQPQGGRPSVQYIPMPYGDRRPRLPEPKGRPLPDPMEP
- a CDS encoding metallophosphoesterase, producing MHWLLTGSLSVEKLTVAIADLPASLVGTKIVQLSDLHYDGVKLSEEMLKQAIAATNEADPDLIVLTGDYVTDDPSPIHQLVLRLKHLQSRYGVYASLGNHDIHYPYSKAEVTKALTSVGICVLWNEIAYPFGKKLPLIGLADYWSREFDAKSVMKQLDPQIPRIVLSHNPDTAVPLKKWRVDLQLSGHTHGGQFALPGIGPAITWYQDLRRGLPKNMRRWMPFMQAECAKVVRHWEWAQGFHQVGENQMYVNRGLGTYAPGRFLCPPEVTVITLGQGRGARSEG
- a CDS encoding mercuric reductase yields the protein MAVEYDLVVIGGGSGGLVVAGVAAALKAKVALIEKHRLGGDCLWYGCVPSKSLIRASRVAYEVKHAGRFGIYCNDPQIDFAKAIAHVQNTITTIEPHDSPERFEDLGVEVIFGDGKFIDKKTFEVNNRRLKARSFVIATGSRPATLPIPGLKEAGFITNEEVFEITERPDTLAIIGGGPIGCELGQAFSRLGSKVTIIASRDRLLPKEDPEAVEVIHQQFKSEGINFLLNTKAEKIEVVDGKKYIWTGKEKIIADQILVAAGRAPNVESLNLDAAGVKVGKKGIQVNSKLQTSNPRIYACGDVLGGYQFTHVASYQANIVLKNALFVPIFKVSNRVIPWATFTEPELARVGLTEQEAREKYGNDIRVVKQEYADVDRAQADGTIAGFAKIITKRNGQILGAHLVGAAAGELIHEIILAMSHNLKLSALSGIHIYPTLSEVNSKAAFAQTRQNYEQNHRLQQMLSSIFRVIRRFG